DNA from Prosthecobacter fusiformis:
CTGGCGCATTGATCTTCCCCCCACGCCCCCCAAAAACAGAATGGGTCCCACGAGACGCATTCGTCCCATGAGACCCATCTCGGTCATCGGATGATCTGGCAATGGCCTCAGGCCACAGTCAGCGTCACCGGAATGTTCCCGCGTGTCGCATTCGAGTAAGGACACACGATGTGCGCCTTCTGCACCAAGTCTTCGACCACACTTTTTTCCAGGCCTGGAACGTGGATCGTCAGGGAGACTTCGAGACCAAAGCCTTCCCCGTCATCGCGGGGACCGATGCCCACCTGGCCGGTGACCGTCGCATCAGCAGGAACAGCGATCCCGCCCTTGCCTGCGACGAACTTCAGCGCGCCGAGGAAACAAGCTGAATAACCAGCGGCAAAAAGCTGCTCAGGATTGGTGCCGGAGCCGCCTCCTCCACCGAGTTCCTTCGGGGTGGAAAGGGTGACGGAGAGGGTGCCATCGGCAGTGGCGGCTTTGCCTTCACGGCCTCCGGTCGCGGTGGCCTGGGTTGTGTAGAGTACTTTCATAATGAGTTGAGTGTATGGGTTGAGGATTAAGTATTAGCGGAGACCGCCGGTGATCAAGAAGCTCTCTCCGGTTATCCATGAAGAATCGCTGGAGGCCAGGAAAACGGCTGCCGGGGCGATGTCTTGCGTCTGGCCGATGCGGCCCAGGGGCGTCTGCTTTTCCAGATCTCTGCGCAATTCGCTCTCGGAAATGCCAGCAGAATGCACCCCTTCCGTTTCCACCATGCCCGGATTGATGGCGTTGACCCGGATTTTTCGGGCACCTAGCTCTTTGGCCAGCACACGTGTCGCGGTATCCACGGCCCCTTTGGTGGCTGAATAGACGACCGAATTGGGGACTGCCAGCGTGGTGACTCCAGAGCTGATGTTAATGATGCTGCCACCCTCCGGGCCGATCAATTTCACCGCTTCCTGGGTCGTCAGGATGAGGCCGAGGACATTCAGATTAAACTGCTTATGGTAATGCTCCTCCGTCACTTCTTCCAAAGGCGCGAATTCATAGATCCCTGCATTGTTCACCAAAATGTCCACCTTGCCGTAGGCCTTTTGGGTTTCAGAAAAGAGGCGCTCAATGTCGGCCTTTTTCGAGACATCTCCCTGCACGGCGATGGCCTTGCCGCCCTTGAGAGTGATTTCGTCCACCACCTTGTCCGCACCGACTTTGCTGGAGGCATAGTTGACGACGACTGAGGCTCCCTCAGCGGCGAAGTGTTTGGCGATGTCCGCCCCGATTCCTTTAGAGGCTCCTGTGACGACGGCGACTTTGTTTTTGAGTTTCATGAGGGTGTCTATTTGAGGTGTTGCAAACGGTTTTGTATCGTTCGGTATGAAAGTGATAACACTGGACAAACAGACGTCAATGAATAATTTACCGATCAGTATGAAAAAAGATTTATCACCCCCATGCGTCGGTCGTCCGCGTTGTTTCGACCCCGAGGAGGCCCTGGAAAAAGCCATGCAGGTTTTTTGGAAGCAGGGCTATGAAGGCACCTCTCTCTCGGACCTGACCGAGGCCATGGGCATCAACCGCCCCAGCCTGTATGCCACCTTTGGCAACAAGGAAGCTCTCTTCGTGAAAGTCATGGACCGCTACTCCGCCGGTCCCGTTGCCTACGTGCTTGATTCGCTAAACGAACCCACCGTCAAAAAAGTCATCGAGAAGCTTTTTGCCGATGCAGTAAGCTTGTTTGCAGACCCCGACCTGCCGCGCGGCTGCATGGGCATCCAGGGCGTGCTTTGCGGGAGCAAGGAGACTGCATCCGTGGTGGAAAATGTCCGGGCGCGAAGAGTCGCCACCCAGAAAAAAATGGCCGAGCGATTTGAGCGTGGCATCCAGGAAGGGGATCTGCCTTCTTCAGTGAATGCCGAAGACCTTGCCCGGCATCTGGTCATCATCCTGAATGGCCTTTCCATTCAGGCCTCCAATGGAGCCTGCCGTGAGGAATTGAAAAGGGCCGTCGGTTTTGCCCTCCAGTCGTTGCCTTTTTGATCGTGCCCGATGGCGGAGCCTGCGCCTCTTGATTTCATGGCGATTCTCCCGAGGTTCCGCGTCCCAACCATGAGTCCTTTATACCCACTGGCAAAAGTGGCCCGCACAGTCCCCTGTGCGGAAAGCCGTTCCGAAGCCCCTGAATCCTCAAAAGATCCAACCTGCCGTCGAAGCTCTGTGGGCCTTTCCTCCTTTTTGCCCCAGCGTCCCCGCGCAGGGACTGCACGGACCCCTTTTCTCTTCGCCACCCTCACGTTCGTCCTCCTCGCACAAGCGTGCGGGCTGGCCGCCGAGCCAAAAACGGTCCGCATTCTGACCATCGGCAACAGCTTTTCCCGCAATGCCACCAATCACCTGGATGACCTGGCCAAGGCTGGCGGGCATACTCTCATCCACACACCCATCGTGGTCGGCGGCGCATCGCTTGAACTGCACTCGGAAAAAGCCATCGCCCACGCCAAGGACCCTAAGGACAAGGCCGGTCTCTACACCAATGGCCGCAGCCTGGTGCAGCAGTTGAAGGCGGAAAAGTGGGACTACGTCACCATCCAGCAGGCCAGCATCAAGAGCCATGACTTCGCGACCTATCAGCCGCATGCGAGCCGTCTCTGGGAGATCATCCAAAAGAATGCACCCTCCGCAAAACTGCTCGTCCATCAGACCTGGGCGTATCGGAAAGACGACCCACGTTTCACCAAGCCTAACAATGAAGTGAACGGTCCCACGACCCAAGCGGAAATGTACAGACGCCTCAGCGCTGCCTATGCGACCCTGACAAAGGAGCTGGGTGCCCGCCGCCTGCCCGTGGGCGATGCTATGTACCAGGCGGATACGGATGCCAAGTGGGGCTACCAAACAGACACAAGTTTTGATTTTAAGACGGCTAAATATCCTGCCTTGCCTAACCAAAAGCACTCTCTGCATGCCGGCTGGAGCTGGAAGGTGCCCAAGACCAGCAAAGATGGAAAAAAAGTCCTCGGCATGGATGGCCATCATGCCGGCATCGCTGGTGAATACCTGGGTGCCTGCGTTTGGTATGAAGTGCTGTTTGATGAAAGCGCAGTGGGCAATAGCTACATCCCCAAAGGCATGGAGGTGGACTATGCGCGCTTCCTTCAGGAAACCGCGCATCGCGCCGTCGTGAAAGCTGCCGGAAAAGCTCCCAAGAGTGGAACTTCTAAAGCAACCCCGGCCTCGGCTGACACCGTTTTGAAAATGAAGGGACTCGTCGCCTTTTGGGATTTTCAGGAGGCCGCAGGCCAGCCGCGCGTCGCTAAAGGTTCCGAGCCTTACTCCCTCCAGGAAATGAAAGGCCCCATCCAGCGTACGGATGATGGCGTCTTCGGTCCCTGGTCTGTGGACATCAAGCGCGGGCAGTGGCTCATGATTCCTCGCGCCCAGGTGGGTGCGCTGGACATTCACGGCAAGGACGCAAAGGTCACCGTGGTTGCTTGGGTGAAACGTCAGGCCAAAGACTCCTGGCAGGCCATCGCCGGAGTCTGGGATGAGACGCGCAAAAAGCGTCAGTATTGCCTGTTCCTGAATGCCCCTCGCGGCACCAAGGCGGATGAGATGAAACGTTATCCCCTCGCCAATCGCATCCACGGTCACGTCTCCGCCATCGGCGGCCCCACGCCGGGTGATGACTTTTGCATCACCTACTCCAGCGGAGCCACGGAGATCCCCATGAAAAAATGGGTCTGTCTGGTCATGCAGTACACGGGCAAGGAATCCCGCGTGTATGTGAATGGAAAGCTGGATGTGCTGGAGCAGTACAATCCCTTCCCATATCCAGACGGCCTCTATGATGGTGGCAAAGAAGGAGCAGATTTCACCGTCGGGGCCGTGCATCGTGGCGGCACCTGGGGAAACTTCTTTGGAGGCCAACTGGGCGGCCTAGCCGTGTATGACCGCGCCCTGACCGATGCCGAACTTAAAAGGCTGGCCGGACTGACTCCGCAACCTCAATGAATTCCGCCTCCCGACTTCCACGCTGGGCCGCCATTATTCCCTGGCTGTTCGTCCTGCTGTGGAGCAGTGGATTCATCGGCTCCAAGCTGGGCGTACCTTATGCTGAGCCGTTCACTTTCCTGACCTTTCGCTACATCATCGTGCTGGTGGTGCTGGTCCCCATTGCCCTGCTTACCCGTGCCCCCTGGCCGCAGGGAAAAGACCAGATTGGGCACCTCATCTTTGCCGGTCTTCTCATCCATGCTCTATATCTCAGCGGCTGCGTGTACGCCTTGCGGTTAGGCCTGCCAGCAGGGATCGTCAGCCTCATCGTCTCCCTTCAGCCCCTGCTCACCGCCGCCTTTGCAGGCATGATGTTGGGGGAGCGTGTCATGCCCCGGCAGTGGGGCGGGCTGGCTCTTGGTTTCATCGGCACCGTGCTTGTGGTCGCACACAAGACCGGCAGCGGCCTCACCTTCATCTCCACTGTGCCCGCCCTCCTGGCCCTCATCGGCATCACCGCCGGGACCTTATGGCAAAAGCGCCATTGCCCCGCCTTTGATCTCCGCACCAGCACCGTAGTGCAGTATGCCGCCAGCCTCGTCGTGACCGTCATTCTCGCCCTCGTCACCGAGACTGGCGAGGTGCAGTGGACTGGCCAGTTTGTCTTCGCTCTTCTCTGGGTGGCTCTCGTGCTATCCATCGGTGCCATCAGTCTTTTAAACCACCTCATCCGCAGCGGCACCGCCGTGAATGTGGCCAGCCTCTTTTACACCGTCCCCGCCGTCACCGCCCTCATGGCCTGGGCCATCTTTGGCGAAACTCTCACCGGCCTATCCCTCGTCGGCATGGTCATCGCCGTCCTCGGCGTCTGGCTGGCGCGTGGGAAGTAGGAGATGCATTGACATCCTGAGGGTAAGATCACATCTTACCCACATGACAACTGTAGTTTCCAGTAAAGGACAGGTGGTTCTCCCGGCACAATTACGCGAGCTGGACCATATTCAACCGGGGCAGCAGTTTGATATTGAGCGTGTTGAGGAAGGCCAATACTTGCTTAAAAGGCAGGTCTCTGAAAACGAAGGTTTGGTGGATTGGCTGCTCTCATGTCCAGACAAAGGCTGGTTCACGGAAGTTGAATCTGAATCTACCGACACGCTATGAAGTTCATTGTGGATGCCAATGTGTTGAGCGAGCCGACTAAACCCGAGCCCAGTCTGGCCGTGATCACCTGGCTGAGGAAACACGAACGTGACTTGGTGGTAAACCCCATCGTCTTGGGCGAAATCGAGTATGGCATTCTGCTTCTCAATCCCAGCCGACGGCGCAGTCGGTTGGAAGCCTGGTTTCGTGCAGGTGTGAGTCGTATTCAAAATCTGGACTTTGACGCCAATTGCGCAGCCCAATGGGCGCGCCTCCTGGCGGAGCTCAAAAAGAAAGGCCGTGCTATGCCGGTCAAAGACAGTCTCATTGCAGCCTCCGCCCTTGCTCACGGACTGACGGTGGCGACTCGGAATGTGAATGACTTCCGCCATACGGGAACGCCAGTGGTGAACCCTTTTGATTGAGGTCACGGGAAAACGGGTGACGGAGATTCCTAATCCGTATACGCCCCCACTTTCCCCCAATCCTGGCCCGCTGCATGCGTTGATGGCTACCTTCAGCCACCGCCCGACCATGCACGAAGCTCCCACCCGACATTTTGACATTGCCATCATCGGCGGAGGATTTGCTGGCGTTTACTGTGCACAGCAGGTCCTGAAAAAGCTTCGCGGCATTAAATCCATGCGCGTCGGCATCATCGCCAGCGAGAACCACATGGTCTTCCAGCCCATGCTGCCAGAAGTCGTCGGCGGCTCCCTTTCACCCCAGCATGTGGTGAATCCCATCCGCATGATCTGTGAGGAAGCCGATGTCTTAAAGGCCTCCGTCACCAGCCTGGATCTGGAAAACCGCATCATGACCCTGGACGGCGGGCGCTTCACCCCCAACGTCACCGTCACTTTCGATCACCTCATGCTCTCCCCCGGAGCCGGCGTGGACCTCAGCCGCATCCCTGGCATGTCAGAGCATGCCTACCTCATGCGCACCGTCGGTGACGCGATGAAACTCCGCGCCGCCATCATCAGCCGCATGGAGGAGGCCAATCTCATCACCAAGCATCAGCAGCGCAAAGAAATGCTCTCCTTTGTTGTCGTTGGTGGCGGTTATTCCGGGGTGGAAACCGCAGGCCAGATCCAGGATCTCATCGCCGGTGTACTCCGTTATTATGACAACATCCGCGCGGATGAGCCCAGCGTCACCCTCGTCCATAGTGGCGAGCGTTTGCTCAGCATGCTCGGTCCCGGTCTCGGGGATTACACCCGCCGCTGCCTGGAAAAAATGGGCGTTAATCTCATCTTTAACAAACGTGTCCGCGCCGTCACCGCCCGCACCGTTCAGCTCAATGATGGCAGCACCATCATCTCAAACCTCGTTGTCTGTACCGTCGGCAATGCCCCTCATCCCATCCTGCAAGCACTCGGAGCCGCAGGTGCCGTTCCTCTGGAGCGCGGCAAAGTAGTCGTGGACCCCACCGGGCAGGTGAAGGGTGTGGAAAAAGTATGGGCAGCAGGGGATTGCGCTGCTTTTCCCAAAGCCGATGGCGGCTTCTGTCCGGAGACCGCCCAGTTTGCCATGCGCCAGGGCGCGATCATCGGCACCAACATCGTCGCCTGCATCCAGGGAAAACCCTTGAAACCCTTCAAGTTCACCGGTCTGGGAGAGCTCGCCACCATCGGTCACCGCAAGGCCGTCGCTATGGTTTTTGGCCTGCGTTTTTCAGGCCTCCTGGCCTGGTTCATGTGGCGCAGCATTTACCTCATGAAGCTCCCCGGGATGGACCGCAAACTCCGCGTCATGGCGGAGTGGACCTTCGAGATGTTTTTCCCTCGCGATATCAATCTTCTCACCCCCAGCTTCTCCTCACCCCTCGGTGAGATGCACTTGGAAAAAGGCGATTCCCTCTTCCGCTCCGGCGAGCCTGCCCAGTCCCTTTACGCCGTCAAAAAAGGCTGTGTCGAGATCACCGATGCCAACGGCCACCTCGTCAAGGCCGCTGTTGCTGGAGAGCACTTTGGTGAACGTGCCTTGTTAGGCGATGGCATCTGGCGCTTCGATGCCACCGCCAAAGAACCCAGCGAACTCGTCGCCATTGACGGCGGTACTTTCAAAACATTGGTGAAAAGCATCGGCTCCCTGGACAGCCTCTTCCGCGCCACCGCCCAGCAGTATCATCTGCCGGAGGAAATCCAGCAGACTGTCGCCGCCATGTCAGAGACCACCCGCCTGTCCATCGCTGCGGATGTCATGACCAAGTCCGTCACCTCGCTTCAGGCCGGGCAGACGGTGCAGGACGCCATCGCTGAATTTCAGGCTCATCCTCACAGCACCTATCCGGTGACGGAGGATGGCAAGGTCATTGGCCTCCTTCGCCGCTCCATCGCCTATGACTGGCTGAAAAATCACGGCCTCACCAGCCAGGATCTTCTCAAGGACCTCCCCCTCACCAAGCCCTTCTGCGTCCGTTCAGACATGCCCGTGCCAGAGCTGGTCCAGACCCTCATGCGCACCGGCGTCAGCAAGGCCATCGTTGTGGATCCAGATTATCGTTTGTTAGGCATCGTCACCGTCTTTGATCTCCTCAAAGGCGGCCAGGAATCCGTCCCCCCAGTTGCCCCCGTCATCTTGCCAGAGCTCGCCATCAGTCCGCGATAAAGATGCGGTCCTTCGATCCGGTAATCTCCACCTTCACGGTGTCATCGTTTTGGACCATGACAGTCGCCGAGCATGAGGAGGGCAATCGGCTCGAAGGGAGCCGGGTTGAATGGAATCGAAAATAATGAGTGCTGCCATCCTTCAAAGGCGGCAGGTCGGACAGATTGTTGACGACGATGGGGCTAGCCGGTGCAGATGCTGCCGCTACTGTTCCCTGGGCACGCTTTGCGCGCTCCTCGGCGTTAGCCTGTCCCATTTCCTGCATTTTCATCTGCCATTCCAACGTCTGTTTTTCTGACCAGTCATCAGGAGATTTCATCAGCCAGATTTTACTTGGCCAGGGCCGCCCCATCACATTCCAACCGGCAGGGCAGCTCATCAGCCAGCCCTCACGGATTCCTTCGGCGCGGTAAAGCTCACCCGCATCGCCCGCGGAAATCCGGTCCCCGCCAAGCCACTTTCCACATCCCGTGCCGTCTGCGGCAGTTCGGCCAGATCCCCACCAACCTTCAGTGCACGCCACCGGCGCTCATCCTCCGGGCTGAGCTTCATCGGCCACTTTTCCTGGGGCATCAGTGGAGTCCAGTTGGAGACGTCTTGGCCTTCATCCATAGGTTCGCCAGGCGCAGCTTGTAGCATTGCCAGTGGCAGTGCCGTCACCAGAGCGAGTCCCGCCCATAGCATGGACCATCCTGGGGCCGCAGCCTCTCGATCTTTGCCTCCATCCAAAACGGCCTCCACCCTTCCTTCCACCGGCCCCGGTCTCGCCATCGCCAGCGCACACAAGCTCAGTCCCGTACCCATCTTCGCATGGCGGCTCAGGTCCAGGAGATGCTGAGCATAATCACTCGCCCGGATGCCATGGCGCAGTACCGTGTCATCACAGGCCTGTTCCTGGTCCGCCCGCATTCGTCCCAGTGTCAGCCAGGCCAGTGGATTGAACCAATGAACCGCCAGCATGATCTGCCCTGCCCATAGTGCCAGAGGATCCCGTCTCTTTAAATGTGCCAGCTCATGCAGCAGCACCGCGCGCAGCTTGTCAGCAGGCCACTCGGCTGCCCCTACTGGCAGTAGCAGATGCGGACGAAAGACACCCCACACCATTGGCACCGCATCTTTTTCCCCTAACAAAAGGCGTGGTTGTCTTTGTATCCCCAGTTCCATCGCGATTTTCGCCATCATTGAGGATACTGAAGCCGCTTCACCTTCGCTACGCGCCTGGCATTTTGCGGCCAGTGTTCTCAGCCGCCACGCTCCGTACCCTGTCCTTGCCATCAGTATTCCAAACACCCCTAGCCAGACCATCCCTACCAGCGGTTGCAGTTGCACCCAGGAAAAAGGCATCGCCGGGGCAGGGGATACCACGGTCGTCTCCAGCTCTACCTGGATGGGCGTATTCGCTTTACTATCCCCTCCCTCTCTCGGCAACACCGTTACCTTCTGTCGGGGTTGCGGCACGCGGTTCGTAGCCGCCCTATTCTGAGGAAATTCCCCAGACCGCATCATTGTCGGCAGCACCTGCCACGCTGGGAGAAAAAACACCGCCACCGGCAATGCCAGCGTGGAAAGAACTGCCATCATCCACAATGGATAGCGCCGCGCAGCCGAAACCCTCCGCAGACCCAGCCCTGCCATTAAAGCCAGCCCCAAGACCAGAGTGCCTTTCACCGCCACATGATTCAGAGATTCCAGCCAGAGTGAGATCGAGGTCATAAATGCATCCTTCAGGTTAGTCTTTCGTTTCTAGATTCCTCAGCGCCCCTCCTTCCGCGCCTCCTCGATGAGTTGCTGTAGCCGCATCGCCTGCTCATCCGTCAGTGCCGCATTTTTACCGGTCAGGTGTGCCGCCAACGCCTCATCCATCGCCCCGCCGAAAAACGTGTCCAGCACATGCCTCAGCGCTTTCAGACCCGCACGCGCCTTGGATTGCGCAGGTGCATACACCACCTCACGCCCCTCCTTGCCCAGCCGCTTTGCATGTCCCTTTTCCTCCAAAATGTGCATCATCCGCCTCACCGCCATATCTGTCGGTGGGTCCGGCAGTTCCACCTGCACCCGCGCCACCGTCGCACTCCCCGCCGCGTGCAGCACATCCATGATCTGCCTTTCGCGACGTGATAAATTGTTAGGATCACTCATTTCGTTATATTTTTAACGAAATGAAATCGGTTAGGCAAGCGTTAACGCTAATTTTTTAACTTTTCCTGCTTTCACATATTCTTATTCACTGCCCAAGCTGCATTTTTTGAGAGCATTCCTGATCTTAGAAGGCCCCCTCATGGTGAAGTCCGTGTGTCACCCCCGGCATTCACTGGGCGATTTAAGAATACGGCAACATTTCATGCAAGTTTTCGCCGCGACCGGACACTTATGGGTGAACACCATGAATGCGATGCCCACCCACCCCATTGATGAAGAGCTCGCCATGCTGGGTGCGGGCAAGACCGCAGCGGCCTGTGAAAAGATTGTAGCACAGCATGGCTCCCTGGTGAAGAGCGCCTGCCTCCGGGTGCTGCGGGATGAGGGGCTGGCAGAGGATGCGGCGCAGGAGACCTTTATGCTGCTGATAAAAAAAGCTTCATCGCTGCCTCCCTCCACACCCTTGGCGGGCTGGCTCTATCATGCCGCCTGTCGCACCGCCTTGAACCACCAGCGTGCTGCGATTCGCCGCCGTGCTCGCGAAAATTCCATAGAGCTCATGAATCAAATGATACCCGATGCCCAACCCAATCCATGGACTGAGATCGAGCCACATCTTGACGAGGCTATGCTCACACTGCCTCCTCGTCAGCGCGACTTGGTCGTGCAGTGCTATTTTCAAAACCGCACGCAGCGCTCTGCCGCCGCCGCTTTGGGTTGTTCAGAAAGCGTCGTCAGCCGCGAGCTAGGAGCCGCCCTTGAAGCATTGCGGCAGTTTTTCACCAGGCGTCACGTCGCAGTCAGCGCGGTAGCCCTGGCCGCTTTGTTGCCGGCACATGCAGCATCCGCCTCCATGGCAGGCGGCACGGCATTAGTCACCGCCATGGTGGCAGCACCGGCCAGTACTTCTTTGGTGGCGGCACTGCTCACATCCAAAGTTCTGCTCACCACGGCTGTCATGACCTGTACGCTCACAGTCGCCGCTGTAGGCTACCATTTGACCACCTCTGGATCACATGGGAGTGATAGGCGCAACTCCTCAGCCGCAGGAGCGGTGGCTGCCGACCGAGGTTCACCTAACAAAATGTCAGTTGGAGTGGCCAAGAAGGGAACCTGGGAGGCCCGTTTTGAGTTCACCAGTGCGATGGCCTTGGAGGAACGCAAAAAACAAGTGCTGCTGGAAAGCGATCCCGACGCACGCTACGCCCTGCTACAGCAAATGGGCGTCGGACTGTCCCGTGCCGGCTTTGACAAACTCATCGCCCAGGGCATGGACGCCAGCGTCGCCCCTTGGCGGGATACCTTCGCGGTGCTGGAAAACCGCACCGACATGTTCGACAACTATTTGATGGCCTGGAGCAATGAAAATCCGCTGGCCGCTCTCAATTGGGTGGCTTCCCAGCCGGACGGCGGCCTCGGCATGCGCAAGCAGTTGCTCTACGCTCTGGAGGCGGGGCAATTCCAGCCGGACACACTTCGGGAGTGGATCAGCAATCTGAAGAAAGAGTCCATGCAAAAGGAGGCTGCGCTGGCACTCGAGTGGTTAGACAATCCATCTTCGTTGATTGCGCGCCTTGGCACCGGCGGCAACGACGGTTTTCTCGTCGACTTGGCGATGCTGCGCAGTGGTGAACGTCTGGACTGGGCAGCGTTCGGCAGCAGACTCGGCGCGGGTAAAAGCGCCATCGTTGCCCGGGCGATGCGACAGGTGCTGGACTCAGGCCTCTCGCTTCAGACCATTACCCCTTTCCTTCAAGGATTGGCCACTTCGGCCGATCCCCACATCAGTGTCGGGGCCGTCACCCTCATGCGCGCCGCTTATGGCCAGGCAGATGTGGATTACAGGGTGGCTCTCGGCCTAGCCGCAGATTGTGAAAAGGCAGGGATGGGCAACTACAAAATCAGTGTTTTTAAAGGCTGGGCCGTGGCGGATCCTGAAGCAGCCCTGCAATACACCGCCAGGCTGAAAGACCTGGCCAGCATGCGTCATGTGCTCAGCGCCCTGTCCCCACTGCCTGATGACACCACGCTAGTGGCCATGATGGCAGGCACACCGCCGGTAGCACAGGACATCGCCCTGGCTGCCCTCTATAGCCGGAGCACCGAGGGGCTGTCTGCCAGGCTTCAAAGGATCATGGAGTCCACCACAGTCGTTGACCAAGTGGAGGCAGCCAAGGAGGTGCTGCGGAATCTGCCCTTCGCGGATGCGCCCGCCGCTGCCCAATGGTTAAAGCAGCAGCCTGCTGGCAAATCGCGTCAGGAGATGGCCCTGGCTTTGAGCAGACGGCTCGCGGCGGTGGATCCCCAGACCGCGCTGGAACTCATCCTTAGCGAGGGGCTGAGTGGGAGGGAATATGACGAAGCCATGTCCCATGCGGTGAAGCAATTTTCCGCACAGAATGACATGGAGCAGTCCACCCGCTTCATCCAGCAAATCACCGATCCTACAGCCTATGCAGATGCGCTCGGCCAGATCGCCATGGTCAAATTTGCCGGTCGTCCGCAGGAAGCCTACGCCTATCTGCAAAAGCACTCCCGCGGTGATTGGCAGCTCGCCGCCTTGCAGATGCTGAGTGAACTCCAATACAACAAGCTGGGCAACATAGACGCCAATGCCGCCGAGATCCTCAAGCTCGACCTGCCAAAGATGGGCCCCGACGTCGCCAAACGAGCCAGCAACTTCTGTCGGGTCTGGATAGATCACCAAGTCCCGGTGACCACCCCGCTCGCCTGGACCCAGCAACTTCCCAGCCCCATGGGGCGTGCAACCCGCCTGCAACTGGCTAGGCGGAATGAACTCAAGCCCGCCACCTTGGAACAATTCCACACCTGGACTCAGACCGCGTCCATCAGCCAGGCAGAGCGCGCCCAGTTGCAAACAGTCTTGCAAAAACGCCTCGCTGACCCAAGGGTCAAATAGGCCGATTCGGCCCCCTGCCTAACCAAGCGTACGAACCTGAAAATTATCCTGGTAACGCGCGAAGTTTAGAAGGCCCTTCAGCCAAAGTAGTCCAGAGCTTTAGCTCGCGAAGACCTCGATTGAAGATTCGATCTGACCTGCCATAGACAGAGGATCTGCCAAGCCCATAAGCAATGCCCACGACAACAAAACACATCCCCAGCCAGGCCAGCCATCCTCCTGCTCCTGACATGGCATAGGCCATCAGAATCGTCCCCAGTAAGACATTGAGGATCGCGTATTTCATTCGAGTGGCAGCGGACTTGCAGGAACAGAACACTGTCCCGATCATACATACTTTATCTGACAAACGCCACAACCTACCGGCAGCCCTGTAGCTCGATTTTCCAAAATCGAGACGTTTCGATGCCCCTCAGCTCCCTCCTCCTCTCCACTCCCCTCATTCCACGTCCCCA
Protein-coding regions in this window:
- a CDS encoding M56 family metallopeptidase encodes the protein MTSISLWLESLNHVAVKGTLVLGLALMAGLGLRRVSAARRYPLWMMAVLSTLALPVAVFFLPAWQVLPTMMRSGEFPQNRAATNRVPQPRQKVTVLPREGGDSKANTPIQVELETTVVSPAPAMPFSWVQLQPLVGMVWLGVFGILMARTGYGAWRLRTLAAKCQARSEGEAASVSSMMAKIAMELGIQRQPRLLLGEKDAVPMVWGVFRPHLLLPVGAAEWPADKLRAVLLHELAHLKRRDPLALWAGQIMLAVHWFNPLAWLTLGRMRADQEQACDDTVLRHGIRASDYAQHLLDLSRHAKMGTGLSLCALAMARPGPVEGRVEAVLDGGKDREAAAPGWSMLWAGLALVTALPLAMLQAAPGEPMDEGQDVSNWTPLMPQEKWPMKLSPEDERRWRALKVGGDLAELPQTARDVESGLAGTGFPRAMRVSFTAPKESVRAG
- a CDS encoding BlaI/MecI/CopY family transcriptional regulator, whose amino-acid sequence is MSDPNNLSRRERQIMDVLHAAGSATVARVQVELPDPPTDMAVRRMMHILEEKGHAKRLGKEGREVVYAPAQSKARAGLKALRHVLDTFFGGAMDEALAAHLTGKNAALTDEQAMRLQQLIEEARKEGR
- a CDS encoding RNA polymerase sigma factor; its protein translation is MQVFAATGHLWVNTMNAMPTHPIDEELAMLGAGKTAAACEKIVAQHGSLVKSACLRVLRDEGLAEDAAQETFMLLIKKASSLPPSTPLAGWLYHAACRTALNHQRAAIRRRARENSIELMNQMIPDAQPNPWTEIEPHLDEAMLTLPPRQRDLVVQCYFQNRTQRSAAAALGCSESVVSRELGAALEALRQFFTRRHVAVSAVALAALLPAHAASASMAGGTALVTAMVAAPASTSLVAALLTSKVLLTTAVMTCTLTVAAVGYHLTTSGSHGSDRRNSSAAGAVAADRGSPNKMSVGVAKKGTWEARFEFTSAMALEERKKQVLLESDPDARYALLQQMGVGLSRAGFDKLIAQGMDASVAPWRDTFAVLENRTDMFDNYLMAWSNENPLAALNWVASQPDGGLGMRKQLLYALEAGQFQPDTLREWISNLKKESMQKEAALALEWLDNPSSLIARLGTGGNDGFLVDLAMLRSGERLDWAAFGSRLGAGKSAIVARAMRQVLDSGLSLQTITPFLQGLATSADPHISVGAVTLMRAAYGQADVDYRVALGLAADCEKAGMGNYKISVFKGWAVADPEAALQYTARLKDLASMRHVLSALSPLPDDTTLVAMMAGTPPVAQDIALAALYSRSTEGLSARLQRIMESTTVVDQVEAAKEVLRNLPFADAPAAAQWLKQQPAGKSRQEMALALSRRLAAVDPQTALELILSEGLSGREYDEAMSHAVKQFSAQNDMEQSTRFIQQITDPTAYADALGQIAMVKFAGRPQEAYAYLQKHSRGDWQLAALQMLSELQYNKLGNIDANAAEILKLDLPKMGPDVAKRASNFCRVWIDHQVPVTTPLAWTQQLPSPMGRATRLQLARRNELKPATLEQFHTWTQTASISQAERAQLQTVLQKRLADPRVK